A part of Miscanthus floridulus cultivar M001 chromosome 6, ASM1932011v1, whole genome shotgun sequence genomic DNA contains:
- the LOC136460505 gene encoding uncharacterized mitochondrial protein AtMg00810-like, whose protein sequence is MAARFKMSDLSVFSYYLGIEVRQGKEHISLDQRTYAKKLLEHSGMAECKPCATPMEERWKLSKHSMVAKVDAMRYWSIVGGLRYLTHTWPDITFTVGYVGRFMEDPREDHWMAVKRLLCYIKGTLDQAIIFPKSGGKGGLWLTVFSEAPPKAKESEPKLTVFQRRRHHG, encoded by the coding sequence ATGGCTGCTCGTTTCAAAATGAGTGATCTCAGCGTGttctcctactaccttggcattGAGGTGAGACAGGGAAAGGAGCACATCTCCCTAGACCAGCGCACCTATGCGAAGAAGCTGCTGGAGCATAGCGGCATGgcggagtgcaagccgtgcgcaactccaatggaggagcggtggAAGCTGTCCAAGCATAGCATGGTGGCGAAGGTGGACGCGATGCGCTACTGGAGCATCGTAGGTGGGTTGCGCTACCTCACGCATACTTGGCCGGACATCACGTTCACGGTCGGGTATGTCggtcgcttcatggaggacccGCGCGAGGATCACTGGATGGCGGTGAAGAGGCTGCTGTGCTACATCAAGGGGACGCTCGATCAAGCGATTATCTTCCCCAAGAGTGGCGGCAAGGGTGGGCTATGGCTCACGGTCTTCAGTGAGGCACCCCCCAAGGCAAAGGAAAGTGAGCCAAAGCTCACTGTTTTTCAGCGACGCAGACATCACGGGTGA
- the LOC136455950 gene encoding uncharacterized protein: MASPRRRSFPLRFLIFIPVPLFLVLLLFHRSSHPTAPLLHSAGSGSGPSPDPRRFSLLIKLLAYDRPDSFRRCLHSLAAADYDGDRVALHVLLDHRPPNSSLSPLAASHEILDFVDAFPWPHGEKRVHYRAANAGLQAQWIEAWWPGSDDEFAFVVEDDLQVSPLYYRFLKRVVMRYYYDRENYSPYVFGASLQRPRFVAGKHGNKIQLDSETRLFLYQMVGTWGQLLFPKPWKEFRLWYDDHKAKGLKPILQGMKTTGWYKKMGERIWTPWFIKFVHSRGYFNIYTNFLKERALSVSHRDAGVNYGKSVGPDSTLLDGKNLDFNLWELQPLKELKWYDFCFNEALPGRIVRKNSELGSVLKSVQLKSTVVLVTLYSIEERFARNLICHLDKAGMKNSIFLGDNSEFLDDLAHRGYPIIDGMKFLRSIKLSSLQGSDDFVKETLVKSYVIKACLDLGYNLWLLNGNMISLGNKLIEPSDQSVDFFTADEGLMFIRSSLDLKNKWNELTMSRVKAMCTSTEFSVSIKQKSFVHMLTEVLASSAGVRLGKLDEAIRVIELGASTSNRSISEDQSNVLFWSHSKASDSVQKQLENMDLWLVDSDSSCSAVVCHQKQK, translated from the exons ATGGCGTCTCCTCGCCGCCGCTCCTTCCCACTCCGCTTCCTCATCTTCATCCCTGTCCCTCTCTtccttgtcctcctcctcttccaccGCTCCTCTCATCCTACCGCCCCGCTCCTCCACAGCGCCGGCTCTGGCTCCGGCCCCAGCCCCGATCCCCGCCGCTTCTCCCTCCTCATCAAGCTCCTCGCCTACGACCGGCCTGACTCGTTTCGCCGCTGCCTCCACTCCCTCGCCGCCGCTGACTACGACGGGGACCGCGTCGCGCTCCACGTCCTCCTGGACCACCGCCCGCCCAACTCGTCGTTGTCCCCCCTCGCCGCGTCGCACGAGATCCTTGACTTCGTCGACGCGTTCCCGTGGCCGCACGGCGAGAAGCGCGTGCACTACCGCGCCGCCAACGCGGGGCTCCAGGCGCAGTGGATCGAGGCGTGGTGGCCCGGCTCCGACGACGAATTCGCCTTCGTCGTCGAGGACGACCTCCAGGTCTCGCCGCTCTACTACAGGTTCCTGAAGCGGGTGGTCATGAGGTACTACTACGACCGTGAGAACTACAGCCCCTACGTGTTCGGCGCGTCGCTGCAGCGCCCTCGGTTCGTCGCAG GTAAACATGGAAACAAGATACAGCTGGATAGTGAGACTCGGCTTTTCTTGTATCAGATGGTAGGCACGTGGGGTCAACTTCTCTTTCCAAAACCATGGAAAGAATTTCGATTATGGTATGATGACCACAAAGCCAAAGGACTCAAACCTATTCTCCAAGGCATG AAAACTACAGGATGGTACAAGAAGATGGGTGAGAGAATATGGACTCCTTGGTTCATTAAATTTGTCCACTCACGTGGATACTTCAATATCTACACAAACTTCCTGAAGGAAAGGGCCCTCAGCGTTTCTCATAGGGATGCAGGTGTGAACTATGGGAAAAGTGTTGGGCCAGATTCTACTTTGTTGGATGGGAAGAATCTTGATTTCAATTTATGGGAATTGCAGCCTCTAAAGGAGCTCAAGTGGTATGATTTCTGCTTCAATGAAGCTCTTCCAGGAAGAATTGTTAGAAAAAACAGTGAACTTGGTTCTGTGCTCAAATCCGTGCAATTAAAAAGTACTGTTGTTCTTGTAACTCTGTACTCAATAGAAGAGAGATTTGCAAGAAACTTGATTTGCCATCTTGACAAGGCAGGCATGAAGAACTCTATTTTCCTTGGTGACAATTCAGAGTTTCTGGATGACCTTGCTCATAGAGGATATCCTATCATTGATGGTATGAAATTTCTTCGGAGCATCAAATTGAGTAGTTTGCAGGGTTCTGATGATTTTGTTAAGGAAACATTGGTTAAATCTTATGTGATAAAAGCTTGCTTGGACCTGGGGTACAATCTATGGCTACTAAATGGAAATATGATTTCACTTGGCAATAAGTTGATCGAGCCATCAGATCAGTCGGTTGACTTCTTTACTGCAGATGAAGGTTTGATGTTTATAAGGAGCTCGCTAGACTTGAAAAACAAATGGAATGAACTTACTATGTCAAGAGTGAAAGCGATGTGTACATCTACTGAATTTTCTGTTTCCATCAAACAGAAGAGTTTTGTCCATATGCTAACTGAAGTGCTGGCGAGCAGTGCTGGTGTTAGGCTGGGAAAACTGGATGAGGCTATCAGAGTTATTGAATTAGGGGCTAGCACCTCAAATAGATCAATATCAGAAGACCAAAGTAATGTGCTTTTCTGGTCTCACAGTAAGGCTTCAGATTCAGTTCAAAAGCAACTTGAAAATATGGACTTATGGTTGGTTGACTCAGATTCGTCTTGTAGTGCTGTTGTTTGTCACCAAAAGCAGAAGTAG